The proteins below come from a single Panicum hallii strain FIL2 chromosome 7, PHallii_v3.1, whole genome shotgun sequence genomic window:
- the LOC112899723 gene encoding uncharacterized protein LOC112899723 → MQPPCLGACGGGGLALPVPRRRVSSSSSRGVAPPRASVSCSAGGGKASPRGKENVWSVDNERAAKDAGRGPKHRRRRRPGGRRLPPPPPRRKGNDADSRVLVSGAMLVEVETVLQTQEPVIKPSWDTFASSLSGNWKGVGAVFSPITAEMEPVGVGSKEEYLYDCYTLSHIEKCFDSGHGSEIRRRTNWVPINPFGEAVKQIASYGGGSYDASSGKGTADLPSYESFDLNRSAVLDEETFAMEPGIVFFEDGSYSRGPVDIAIGEYDESKYFLSPTYKFEQCLVKGCHNRLRIVHTIEFNEGGANIQIVRVAVYEEKWASPANIHVEDDTLVELKPFSQRSRTKPSELTGSWKVYEVSATPIFSDEMQELEGGSPFVYLCMETVKKRTLPESSVVFGEEEILDMQDVTVLWLPGGVTAYVDINEDGVLCIGVGWYSEEGINLVMERDYGTDGRLREVRMKTEVKRRWYQSVP, encoded by the exons ATGCAGCCGCCGTGCCTgggcgcgtgcggcggcggcgggctcgccCTCCCCGTCCCGCGCCGCCgggtctcctcctcctcctcccgcggCGTCGCGCCGCCTAGGGCCTCCGTCTCGTGCTCCGCCGGGGGCGGCAAGGCGTCGCCGAGGGGGAAGGAGAACGTCTGGAGCGTCGACAACGAACGCGCCGCAAAGGATGCGGGCCGGGGCCCGAAGCACCGCCGCAGGAGGCGCCCCGGCGGAcgccgcctcccgccgccgccgccgaggaggaAGGGCAATGATGCGGACTCCAGGGTTCTGGTGTCTGGAGCCATGCTCGTGGAGGTCGAGACCGTGCTCCAAACTCAG GAACCTGTTATAAAGCCTTCTTGGGATACATTTGCGAGTAGCTTAAGTGGTAACTGGAAGGGTGTTGGAGCTGTCTTCTCGCCAATCACAGCAGAGATGGAGCCTGTTGGAGTTGGGAGCAAAGAAGAGTACCTTTATGACTGCTACACTCTTTCTCACATCGAGAAATGTTTTGATAGTGGTCATGGCTCCGAGATCCGAAGGAGAACAAATTGGGTCCCTATCAATCCTTTCGGGGAAGCTGTGAAGCAGATCGCATCATATGGCGGTGGGAGTTATGATGCTTCTAGTGGGAAGGGAACAGCTGATTTGCCTTCATATGAGTCTTTTGATCTTAACAGAAGTGCTGTGCTTGATGAAGAAACTTTTGCTATGGAGCCTGGAATCGTATTTTTTGAG GATGGATCATACTCTAGAGGTCCGGTTGATATTGCAATTGGTGAATATGATGAATCTAAATACTTCCTTTCACCAACATATAAGTTTGAGCAA TGCCTTGTCAAAGGTTGCCACAATAGGCTGCGGATTGTGCATACAATTGAGTTTAACGAAGGAGGAGCTAACATACAAATTGTAAGGGTTGCTGTATATGAAGAAAAATGGGCCAGCCCAGCAAATATCCATGTTGAAGA TGATACACTTGTTGAGCTTAAACCATTCTCCCAAAGAAGCCGGACCAAACCATCAGAACTGACAGGCTCCTGGAAAGTATACGAAGTCAGTGCAACACCAATTTTCAGTGATGAAATGCAAGAGCTAGAGGGCGGTTCTCCTTTCGTCTACTTGTGCATGGAGACTGTGAAGAAGAGAACCTTGCCTGAGAGCTCAGTTGTCTTTGGGGAGGAGGAGATACTCGACATGCAGGATGTCACCGTGCTTTGGTTACCTGGTGGCGTCACTGCCTATGTTGACATCAATGAGGACGGTGTGCTCTGTATTGGGGTTGGGTGGTACTCAGAAGAAGGGATCAATCTGGTGATGGAGAGAGACTATGGAACTGATGGAAGGCTCAGGGAGGTTCGGATGAAAACTGAAGTAAAACGCCGGTGGTATCAGTCAGTTCCATAA
- the LOC112899724 gene encoding vegetative cell wall protein gp1-like: MALLPLFLSLLLVSCAAQSPTSSPSASKVPPVSASAPQASVAPPTTAASAPQASVAPPTMAASAPQVSAAPPTKAVSAPQASAAPPTTAASAPKASAQPPTTVSASAPQASAQPPTTVAVSAPKASAAPPNPAASAPQVSATAPTTAASPPTTAASPPQVSAAPPTTATSPPLASAAPPTTAASPQLAGTSPPVASPPLLAAASPVSASPPATLPPLASPPAATPPTVAAPAPAMPAPVASPPLAMPPASLPPSTLPPAMAPTPLLAAPMMPPTAAPVTAPAPAPVSPAPSVAPTPSPTLAPELAPALAPSLAPFSSVSVSPTLAPGPALAQEDDSAAPSARAGGAAALVALAAAGLVVLF, from the coding sequence ATGGCTCTGCTCCCGCTCTTCCTCTCGCTCCTCCTCGTGTCGTGCGCTGCGCAGTCGccaacctcgtcaccgtcggcGTCGAAGGTTCCTCCGGTCAGCGCCTCGGCGCCGCAGGCCTCTGTCGCGCCACCGACCACGGCGGCCTCGGCGCCTCAGGCCTCTGTCGCGCCACCGACAATGGCAGCCTCGGCGCCGCAGGTCTCTGCCGCGCCACCGACAAAGGCAGTCTCCGCGCCGCAGGCCTCTGCCGCACCACCCACAACGGCAGCCTCAGCGCCAAAGGCCTCTGCACAGCCACCAACAACCGTATCCGCGTCGGCGCCGCAGGCCTCTGCGCAACCGCCAACAACAGTAGCCGTGTCGGCTCCCAAGGCCTCTGCCGCGCCGCCAAACCCAGCGGCCTCCGCGCCGCAGGTCTCTGCCACGGCGCCAACTACAGCAGCCTCACCGCCGACCACCGCTGCCTCGCCGCCACAGGTCTCTGCCGCACCTCCTaccaccgccacctcgccgccactAGCCTCCGCTGCACCGCCGACCACGGCCGCCTCTCCGCAGCTGGCTGGCACGTCACCTCCCGTTGCCTCTCCGCCACTACTAGCCGCCGCGTCTCCCGTCTCTGCATCCCCTCCAGCCACGTTACCTCCGCTCGCATCGCCACCTGCGGCCACGCCGCCTACCGTGGCCGCGCCAGCGCCCGCGATGCCGGCTCCAGTGGCCTCCCCGCCCCTGGCAATGCCACCGGCGTCGCTTCCTCCATCCACCCTCCCTCCAGCAATGGCTCCGACGCCGCTTCTCGCTGCCCCGATGAtgccgcccaccgccgcgccCGTCACGGCTCCCGCTCCAGCCCCCGTGTCCCCGGCTCCGAGCGTCGCCCCGACCCCGTCGCCCACGCTGGCGCCGGAGCTGGCGCCCGCGCTAGCGCCTTCGCTGGCGCCGTTCAGCTCGGTGTCGGTGAGCCCGACGCTGGCGCCGGGCCCCGCGCTCGCTCAGGAGGACGACTCGGCGGCGCCGAGCGCGCGCGCCGGTGGCGCCGCCGCGCTGGTGGCCTTGGCTGCCGCCGGGCTCGTGGTCTTGTTCTAA